The Solenopsis invicta isolate M01_SB chromosome 12, UNIL_Sinv_3.0, whole genome shotgun sequence genome window below encodes:
- the LOC105195987 gene encoding leucine--tRNA ligase, cytoplasmic isoform X2 — protein sequence MMQYIINSAVCNKINMAKEKAKRKGTYKVEYLQEIERKVQPKWEAAKKFHVDAPDQDTRSPNEKYFATFPFPYMNGPLHLGHGCTLFKCEFATRYNRHLGKKVLFPMGLHGSGMPIKTSADKLKSERAMYGYPPKFPEIEIVEEKVDDVIKDKSKGKKSKAVAKAGLAKHQWQIMQSLGLKDEEIQQFTDAAHWLEYFPSLAVQDLKSIGLHVDWRRTFITTDANPFYDSFVRWQFHHLKSRNKIKYGKRYTIYSPKDGQPCMDHDRSFGEGVGPQEYTLIKMKVRYPQKIKNFNISQFKDKSVYLVAATLRPETMYGQTNCWVHPDMDYIAYKLACGDIYISTERAARNMSYQGFFETEGRIDVVQKFKGEDLLRLELEAPLTSNKVIYTCPMLTIQEDKGTGIVTSVPSDSPDDYAALVDLKKKPQLREKYGITEEMVLPYNPIPIIEVPDFGNLAAVTLYNQLKIQSQNDKAKLTEAKEIAYSKGFYDGVLLIGPYKGKKIQEVKKLIQKEMINSGEAVIYYEPEKTIISRSNDECVVALCNQWYLDYGEENWKKETLEALKNVNTFHEEVRKNFLACFDWLHEHACSRTYGLGTKLPWDESWLIESLSDSTIYMAYYTIAHFLQGESFKGDKPNAYGIRACDMTPEVWDYIFFKDAIPPKTNIDRAILDRMKHEFQYWYPVDLRVSGKDLIQNHLTYYLYNHTAIWPNQPELWPQGIRANGHLLLNSAKMSKSEGNFLTLAEAVKKFSADGTRLCLADAGDSIEDANFVESTAEAGIHRLYNFVEWVRDTLNKDALNEDVQEYKFHDKVFESEINLKIRETGEYYSKMLYKEALRTGFYELLAARDKYLQLTSTVNPNLIKKYIEIQIILLSPICPHICEYIWGDLLKKDGFILDATWPVVGTVDEILIKSSQYLMDAAHTFRIHLKSYMQKLSKNAKNDIRKPTQGIIWVAKTYPPWQSVILTTMKEMYCENGNKLPDNKTLSTVLYSKVELKKYMKRVMPFVQFVKEKMETGGLSALNLTLDFDEFAVLENNKEYLQKTLNLRDIEIKYTDEAPEKTKEECCPGAPYIDFSIKSITLDIINTQICNGLFQVSMEISIVTETADIVSYIVKQHKSIKDPASIVLYRYNDPNMGPRTKPGNILKETTKIPPDSIFKPNLETKNVEISVAGKTYEIGGRLIYIDKSLEK from the exons CTCTTTCCCATGGGCTTGCACGGCTCAGGTATGCCCATTAAAACTAGTGCTGATAAATTAAAAAGCGAACGGGCGATGTATGGTTATCCACCTAAGTTTCCTGAAATCGAGATAGTGGAAGAAAAAGTAGATGACGTGATAAAGGATAAGAGCAAAGGCAAAAAg AGTAAGGCAGTTGCTAAAGCCGGTTTAGCTAAACATCAGTGGCAAATTATGCAGTCTCTTGGTTTAAAAGACGAGGAAATTCAGCAGTTTACCGACGCTGCACATTGGTTGGAATATTTCCCATCGCTTGCTGTCCAAGATTTAAAATCTATTGGTCTTCAT gTGGACTGGCGAAGAACTTTTATTACAACGGATGCAAATCCATTTTATGATTCTTTTGTACGCTGGCAGTTCCATCATTTGAAATCTAGGAACAAAATCAAATATGGAAAGAGGTACACTATTTATTCACCAAAAGATGGTCAACCTTGCATGGATCACGATAGATCCTTTGGTGAAGGTGTTGGACCGCAGGAATATACATTGATCAAAATGAAAGTTCGATATCCTCagaaaattaa gaattttaatataagtcAGTTCAAAGATAAGTCGGTTTACCTCGTAGCTGCAACTTTAAGACCAGAGACAATGTACGGTCAAACAAACTGTTGGGTTCATCCTGACATGGATTATATCGCATATAAGTTAGCATGCGgggatatttatatttctacgGAACGTGCAGCGAGGAATATGTCCTATCAAGGTTTCTTTGAAACAGAAGGAAGAATAGATGTTGTGCAAAAGTTCAAGGGTGAA GACTTACTAAGGCTGGAATTGGAAGCTCCTCTCACGTCTAATAAAGTGATATATACGTGCCCTATGTTGACAATACAAGAAGACAAAGGTACTGGTATCGTGACTTCCGTCCCTAGTGATTCTCCTGATGATTATGCTGCATTAGtggatctaaaaaaaaaaccacaacTTAGAGAGAAATACGGAATCACCGAGGAAATGGTGTTGCCGTATAATCCA ATTCCAATCATCGAAGTTCCAGATTTTGGCAATTTAGCAGCAGTAACGTTATATAATCAATTAAAGATTCAATCCCAAAATGATAAAGCTAAACTTACAGAAGCAAAGGAAATAGCATACTCGAAAGGATTTTACGATGGTGTACTGTTAATAGGTCCATATAAGGGCAAGAAGATACAAGAGGTTAAGAAACTAATTCAAAAAGAAATGATTAATAGTGGTGAAGCAGTGATTTATTATGAACCagaaaaaactattatttcaaGATCAAATGATGAATGTGTAGTAGCCTTATGTAATCAATGGTATTTAGATTACGGTGAAGAAAACTGGAAGAAGGAAACGCTTGAGGCTTTAAAGAATGTAAATACATTCCATGAGGAAGTTAGAAAGAATTTCCTTGCTTGCTTTGACTGGTTACATGAACACGCATGTTCAAGAACATATGGACttg GCACTAAATTGCCATGGGATGAAAGTTGGTTAATAGAATCTCTATCAGATTCTACTATTTACATGGCTTATTATACAATAGCGCATTTTTTGCAAGGGGAATCCTTTAAAGGAGATAAACCTAATGCATATGGAATAAG agcCTGTGATATGACTCCGGAAGTATGGGACTATATCTTCTTTAAAGACGCTATACCGCCTAAGACAAATATAGATAGAGCAATTCTAGATCGGATGAAACACGAATTTCAGTATTGGTATCCTGTAGATTTAAGGGTTTCAGGAAAAGATCTGATACAAAATCATCTTACATATTACCTTTACAACCATACAGCGATATGGCCAAATCAGCCTGAACTCTGGCCGCAAGGGATCAGAGCAAATGGTCATCTTCTTCTGAATTCAGCGAag ATGTCCAAGTCTGAGGGCAACTTTTTAACACTTGCTGAAGCTGTGAAAAAATTCTCAGCTGATGGTACGCGTCTCTGTCTAGCTGATGCCGGTGATTCGATAGAAGATGCCAATTTTGTTGAAAGTACAGCCGAGGCAGGAATCCATAGACtgtataattttgtagaatGGGTTCGAGATACTCTGAATAAAGATGCACTGAATGAAGATGTACAGGAATATAAATTCCATGATAAAGTTTTTGAAag tgaaataaatttgaaaatacgAGAAACTGgtgaatattattcaaaaatgcTGTACAAAGAAGCATTGCGGACAGGATTTTACGAACTTCTAGCTGCAAGagataaatatttgcaattaacttCAACGGTTAATCCGAATCTAATTAAGAAGTATATAGAAATTCAAATAATTCTTCTATCTCCCATTTGCCCACATATTTGCGAATATATATGGGGAGACTTACTTAAAAAA GATGGCTTTATACTAGATGCAACGTGGCCTGTAGTAGGAACAGtagatgaaattttaataaaatcttctcAATATCTAATGGATGCTGCTCATACATTTAGAATTCATCTAAAAAGTTACATGCAAAAGTTATCGAAGAATGCAAAGAACGATATAAGAAAACCTACGCAAGGAATCATCTGGGTGGCTAAGACTTATCCTCCTTGGCAAAGTGTCATCCTTACAACGATGAAGGAAATGTACTGC gaaaatggaaataaattacCGGATAATAAAACACTCTCTACTGTATTGTACAGCAAAGTTgagttgaaaaaatatatgaaaagagTAATGCCATTTGTGCAATTCGTTAAGGAAAAAATGGAAACCGGTGGTCTCAGTGCGCTGAATCTGACCCTTGATTTTGACGAATTTGCTGTACTCGAGAACAACAAAGAGTATCTCCAAAAAACATTAAAC cTTCGAGATATTGAGATTAAATATACGGATGAAGCTCCAGAAAAGACGAAAGAAGAATGTTGTCCAGGCGCTCCGTACATAGACTTTTCTATAAAGTCAATTACACTTGATATTATTAATACGCAAATATGTAACGGCTTATTTCAAGTATCTATGGAAATTTCGATTGTAACTGAAACTGCAGATATTGTATCCTACATTGTAAAACAACACAAGTCTATAAAAG ATCCTGCTTCGATCGTGTTGTATCGGTATAATGATCCGAACATGGGACCCAGAACTAAACCaggaaacattttaaaagaaacaactAAGATTCCACCAGATTCTATATTTAAGCCAAATCTAGAAACAAAAAACGTTGAAATTAGTGTTGCAGGTAAAACATATGAAATAGGCGGCCGTTTGATATATATCGATAAATCTCTGGAAAAATAA
- the LOC105195987 gene encoding leucine--tRNA ligase, cytoplasmic isoform X1, with protein sequence MMQYIINSAVCNKINMAKEKAKRKGTYKVEYLQEIERKVQPKWEAAKKFHVDAPDQDTRSPNEKYFATFPFPYMNGPLHLGHGCTLFKCEFATRYNRHLGKKVLFPMGLHGSGMPIKTSADKLKSERAMYGYPPKFPEIEIVEEKVDDVIKDKSKGKKSKAVAKAGLAKHQWQIMQSLGLKDEEIQQFTDAAHWLEYFPSLAVQDLKSIGLHVDWRRTFITTDANPFYDSFVRWQFHHLKSRNKIKYGKRYTIYSPKDGQPCMDHDRSFGEGVGPQEYTLIKMKVRYPQKIKNFNISQFKDKSVYLVAATLRPETMYGQTNCWVHPDMDYIAYKLACGDIYISTERAARNMSYQGFFETEGRIDVVQKFKGEDLLRLELEAPLTSNKVIYTCPMLTIQEDKGTGIVTSVPSDSPDDYAALVDLKKKPQLREKYGITEEMVLPYNPIPIIEVPDFGNLAAVTLYNQLKIQSQNDKAKLTEAKEIAYSKGFYDGVLLIGPYKGKKIQEVKKLIQKEMINSGEAVIYYEPEKTIISRSNDECVVALCNQWYLDYGEENWKKETLEALKNVNTFHEEVRKNFLACFDWLHEHACSRTYGLGTKLPWDESWLIESLSDSTIYMAYYTIAHFLQGESFKGDKPNAYGIRACDMTPEVWDYIFFKDAIPPKTNIDRAILDRMKHEFQYWYPVDLRVSGKDLIQNHLTYYLYNHTAIWPNQPELWPQGIRANGHLLLNSAKMSKSEGNFLTLAEAVKKFSADGTRLCLADAGDSIEDANFVESTAEAGIHRLYNFVEWVRDTLNKDALNEDVQEYKFHDKVFESEINLKIRETGEYYSKMLYKEALRTGFYELLAARDKYLQLTSTVNPNLIKKYIEIQIILLSPICPHICEYIWGDLLKKDGFILDATWPVVGTVDEILIKSSQYLMDAAHTFRIHLKSYMQKLSKNAKNDIRKPTQGIIWVAKTYPPWQSVILTTMKEMYCENGNKLPDNKTLSTVLYSKVELKKYMKRVMPFVQFVKEKMETGGLSALNLTLDFDEFAVLENNKEYLQKTLNLRDIEIKYTDEAPEKTKEECCPGAPYIDFSIKSITLDIINTQICNGLFQVSMEISIVTETADIVSYIVKQHKSIKDFSDPASIVLYRYNDPNMGPRTKPGNILKETTKIPPDSIFKPNLETKNVEISVAGKTYEIGGRLIYIDKSLEK encoded by the exons CTCTTTCCCATGGGCTTGCACGGCTCAGGTATGCCCATTAAAACTAGTGCTGATAAATTAAAAAGCGAACGGGCGATGTATGGTTATCCACCTAAGTTTCCTGAAATCGAGATAGTGGAAGAAAAAGTAGATGACGTGATAAAGGATAAGAGCAAAGGCAAAAAg AGTAAGGCAGTTGCTAAAGCCGGTTTAGCTAAACATCAGTGGCAAATTATGCAGTCTCTTGGTTTAAAAGACGAGGAAATTCAGCAGTTTACCGACGCTGCACATTGGTTGGAATATTTCCCATCGCTTGCTGTCCAAGATTTAAAATCTATTGGTCTTCAT gTGGACTGGCGAAGAACTTTTATTACAACGGATGCAAATCCATTTTATGATTCTTTTGTACGCTGGCAGTTCCATCATTTGAAATCTAGGAACAAAATCAAATATGGAAAGAGGTACACTATTTATTCACCAAAAGATGGTCAACCTTGCATGGATCACGATAGATCCTTTGGTGAAGGTGTTGGACCGCAGGAATATACATTGATCAAAATGAAAGTTCGATATCCTCagaaaattaa gaattttaatataagtcAGTTCAAAGATAAGTCGGTTTACCTCGTAGCTGCAACTTTAAGACCAGAGACAATGTACGGTCAAACAAACTGTTGGGTTCATCCTGACATGGATTATATCGCATATAAGTTAGCATGCGgggatatttatatttctacgGAACGTGCAGCGAGGAATATGTCCTATCAAGGTTTCTTTGAAACAGAAGGAAGAATAGATGTTGTGCAAAAGTTCAAGGGTGAA GACTTACTAAGGCTGGAATTGGAAGCTCCTCTCACGTCTAATAAAGTGATATATACGTGCCCTATGTTGACAATACAAGAAGACAAAGGTACTGGTATCGTGACTTCCGTCCCTAGTGATTCTCCTGATGATTATGCTGCATTAGtggatctaaaaaaaaaaccacaacTTAGAGAGAAATACGGAATCACCGAGGAAATGGTGTTGCCGTATAATCCA ATTCCAATCATCGAAGTTCCAGATTTTGGCAATTTAGCAGCAGTAACGTTATATAATCAATTAAAGATTCAATCCCAAAATGATAAAGCTAAACTTACAGAAGCAAAGGAAATAGCATACTCGAAAGGATTTTACGATGGTGTACTGTTAATAGGTCCATATAAGGGCAAGAAGATACAAGAGGTTAAGAAACTAATTCAAAAAGAAATGATTAATAGTGGTGAAGCAGTGATTTATTATGAACCagaaaaaactattatttcaaGATCAAATGATGAATGTGTAGTAGCCTTATGTAATCAATGGTATTTAGATTACGGTGAAGAAAACTGGAAGAAGGAAACGCTTGAGGCTTTAAAGAATGTAAATACATTCCATGAGGAAGTTAGAAAGAATTTCCTTGCTTGCTTTGACTGGTTACATGAACACGCATGTTCAAGAACATATGGACttg GCACTAAATTGCCATGGGATGAAAGTTGGTTAATAGAATCTCTATCAGATTCTACTATTTACATGGCTTATTATACAATAGCGCATTTTTTGCAAGGGGAATCCTTTAAAGGAGATAAACCTAATGCATATGGAATAAG agcCTGTGATATGACTCCGGAAGTATGGGACTATATCTTCTTTAAAGACGCTATACCGCCTAAGACAAATATAGATAGAGCAATTCTAGATCGGATGAAACACGAATTTCAGTATTGGTATCCTGTAGATTTAAGGGTTTCAGGAAAAGATCTGATACAAAATCATCTTACATATTACCTTTACAACCATACAGCGATATGGCCAAATCAGCCTGAACTCTGGCCGCAAGGGATCAGAGCAAATGGTCATCTTCTTCTGAATTCAGCGAag ATGTCCAAGTCTGAGGGCAACTTTTTAACACTTGCTGAAGCTGTGAAAAAATTCTCAGCTGATGGTACGCGTCTCTGTCTAGCTGATGCCGGTGATTCGATAGAAGATGCCAATTTTGTTGAAAGTACAGCCGAGGCAGGAATCCATAGACtgtataattttgtagaatGGGTTCGAGATACTCTGAATAAAGATGCACTGAATGAAGATGTACAGGAATATAAATTCCATGATAAAGTTTTTGAAag tgaaataaatttgaaaatacgAGAAACTGgtgaatattattcaaaaatgcTGTACAAAGAAGCATTGCGGACAGGATTTTACGAACTTCTAGCTGCAAGagataaatatttgcaattaacttCAACGGTTAATCCGAATCTAATTAAGAAGTATATAGAAATTCAAATAATTCTTCTATCTCCCATTTGCCCACATATTTGCGAATATATATGGGGAGACTTACTTAAAAAA GATGGCTTTATACTAGATGCAACGTGGCCTGTAGTAGGAACAGtagatgaaattttaataaaatcttctcAATATCTAATGGATGCTGCTCATACATTTAGAATTCATCTAAAAAGTTACATGCAAAAGTTATCGAAGAATGCAAAGAACGATATAAGAAAACCTACGCAAGGAATCATCTGGGTGGCTAAGACTTATCCTCCTTGGCAAAGTGTCATCCTTACAACGATGAAGGAAATGTACTGC gaaaatggaaataaattacCGGATAATAAAACACTCTCTACTGTATTGTACAGCAAAGTTgagttgaaaaaatatatgaaaagagTAATGCCATTTGTGCAATTCGTTAAGGAAAAAATGGAAACCGGTGGTCTCAGTGCGCTGAATCTGACCCTTGATTTTGACGAATTTGCTGTACTCGAGAACAACAAAGAGTATCTCCAAAAAACATTAAAC cTTCGAGATATTGAGATTAAATATACGGATGAAGCTCCAGAAAAGACGAAAGAAGAATGTTGTCCAGGCGCTCCGTACATAGACTTTTCTATAAAGTCAATTACACTTGATATTATTAATACGCAAATATGTAACGGCTTATTTCAAGTATCTATGGAAATTTCGATTGTAACTGAAACTGCAGATATTGTATCCTACATTGTAAAACAACACAAGTCTATAAAAG ATTTTTCAGATCCTGCTTCGATCGTGTTGTATCGGTATAATGATCCGAACATGGGACCCAGAACTAAACCaggaaacattttaaaagaaacaactAAGATTCCACCAGATTCTATATTTAAGCCAAATCTAGAAACAAAAAACGTTGAAATTAGTGTTGCAGGTAAAACATATGAAATAGGCGGCCGTTTGATATATATCGATAAATCTCTGGAAAAATAA
- the LOC105195988 gene encoding target of rapamycin complex 2 subunit MAPKAP1 codes for MALYDNQHWLLSHIRDSFLATDDTGMCDMVILGEDIPKQLKKNGTLQCYPGMEESDDEDLDAMAESYDIQMEMEFSHRQRSNTAQRLEKMDMERKKAAKVKHVKWEHNPSPITPTDQSDLFQRKDFRRKIPLKKGQSLLSEQLEKCPHLPPNPFKDYAIFDGNAQVSISVRKYRIFMCMLPKEDRMYPLQVAVVITARVLDFVGLICYKYASEHPDHNLKEDISHYGLYITEDDGEIDSAFPCLDPQETISKFEFTTLGLIEMKPSDRARHNATSYIKKKDEEDLEGKAKEQEEVAKDLAKMEGHTTAMEAPLYQSYRVYIINKMRAKTEIHLGISGEKIEIDPVITGKGAARFWNRQRAVSYHIDNIAWCEVTETKGSKTIFTLVYTPQSSAPDHILSQSHSLHQSASFKNHDFEADSVTAEEIVRKINHILELHSSQSRKEYLAQKERKAARRKSFHLHR; via the exons ATGGCTCTCTATGACAATCAACACTGGCTCCTGTCGCACATCAGGGACAGCTTTCTCGCAACGGACGACACAG GTATGTGCGACATGGTGATACTAGGGGAGGATATTCCTaaacaattgaagaaaaatGGAACACTGCAATGTTACCCTGGTATGGAAGAGAGTGACGATGAAGATTTGGATGCGATGGCAGAATCATATGACATACAAATGg AAATGGAATTTAGTCACAGACAGAGATCTAATACTGCACAAAGACTAGAAAAAATGGACATGGAAAGGAAAAAGGCTGCCAAAGTCAAGCATGTCAAATGGGAGCACAATCCTAGCCCAATAACACCTACAGATCAATCGGATCTATTTCAGAGAAAAGATTTTCGTAGGAAAATTCCACTGAAGAAAGGACAATCTCTTTTATCGGAACAACTCGAAAAGTGTCCACATTTACCACCGAATCCATTCAAGGACTACGCCATATTTGACGGCAAT GCACAGGTGAGCATCTCTGTGAGAAAGTACAGAATATTCATGTGTATGCTGCCGAAAGAGGACAGAATGTATCCGCTTCAAGTAGCAGTGGTGATAACGGCACGCGTACTGGATTTCGTCGGGTTGATCTGTTACAAATATGCAAGTGAACATCCCGATCATAATTTGAA GGAAGACATCTCGCATTATGGATTGTATATCACCGAGGACGACGGTGAGATAGACTCAGCCTTTCCCTGTTTGGACCCGCAAGAAACTATTTCAAAATTCGAATTTACTACGCTGGGTCTGATTGAGATGAAGCCGAGCGATAGAGCACGACACAACGCAACCagttacattaagaaaaaagatgagGAGGACCTGGAGGGTAAAGCTAAGGAGCAGGAAGAAGTTGCAAAGGACTTGGCTAAGATGGAAGGTCATACTACTGCGATGGAGGCGCCATTGTATCAATCTTATAG ggtatatataataaacaaaatgcgAGCAAAAACTGAGATTCATCTTGGAATATCGGGTGAGAAGATAGAAATAGATCCGGTGATAACAGGCAAAGGCGCTGCTAGGTTTTGGAATAGACAACGGGCAGTCAGTTATCATATAGACAACATCGCTTGGTGCGAAGTAACCGAGACTAAGGGATCGAAAACTATATTTACGCTGGTTTATACTCCGCAATCCAGCGCTCCAGATCATATTCTGA GTCAAAGTCATTCGCTTCATCAGTCAGCATCTTTCAAGAATCACGATTTCGAGGCGGATTCGGTGACTGCCGAGGAGATCGTACGGAAAATCAATCACATCCTGGAATTGCATAGCAGCCAGTCAAGAAAGGAATATCTCGCACAGAAGGAGAGGAAAGCAGCGAGGAGAAAGAGCTTCCATCTGCACAGATGA